From a region of the Sandaracinaceae bacterium genome:
- the proB gene encoding glutamate 5-kinase — MAMSNEAPQGQAARAALGETRRLVVKIGSRSLMADGTKRYESLARQLSGQRAVGRHPVLVSSGAVAMGRLRLGMTERPKAMDRLQAAAATGQSGLMRAYEDAFEKHGVNVAQVLFTHADLADRDRYLNARGCIDALLELNVIPIINENDTVSVDELRFSDNDQLAAMVANLTGADLLVLLTDVEGVLDHQGKRVSVAADVNDVVALVRPPTDDVGLGGMAGKLEAARRATRYGVPVIIGDARDPDLLEKLLAGEDVGTLILPTGTPLASRKHWIAYTLKPRGAIVVDRGAARALSAGKVSLLPRGVIGVRGDFEAGDAVSIQDLDGKEIGRGLARYGTGHAARLAGAKSSEISDRIGRHDGDVLVHKDDMVNMVDDTPLT; from the coding sequence ATGGCGATGTCGAACGAGGCTCCGCAAGGTCAGGCGGCGCGCGCCGCGCTCGGCGAGACGCGCCGGCTGGTGGTCAAGATCGGCAGCCGCTCGCTCATGGCGGACGGTACCAAGCGCTATGAGTCCCTCGCGCGGCAGCTGTCGGGCCAGCGCGCCGTCGGGCGCCACCCGGTGCTGGTGTCGAGCGGCGCGGTGGCCATGGGCCGCCTGCGCCTCGGCATGACCGAGCGTCCCAAGGCCATGGACAGGCTGCAGGCGGCCGCGGCCACGGGCCAGAGCGGCCTCATGCGCGCCTACGAAGACGCATTCGAGAAGCACGGGGTCAACGTGGCCCAGGTGCTCTTCACGCACGCGGACTTGGCCGACCGTGACCGCTACCTGAACGCCCGCGGCTGCATCGACGCGCTGCTCGAGCTGAACGTCATTCCCATCATCAACGAGAACGACACCGTCAGCGTGGACGAGCTGCGCTTCTCGGACAACGACCAGCTCGCCGCCATGGTGGCCAACTTGACCGGCGCCGATCTGCTCGTCCTGCTCACCGACGTGGAGGGCGTCCTCGACCACCAGGGCAAGCGCGTGAGCGTGGCCGCCGACGTGAACGACGTGGTGGCCCTGGTGCGCCCGCCCACCGACGACGTAGGCCTCGGCGGCATGGCCGGCAAGCTCGAGGCGGCCCGCCGCGCCACACGTTACGGTGTGCCGGTCATCATCGGCGATGCGCGCGACCCCGACCTGCTCGAGAAGCTGCTGGCTGGCGAAGACGTGGGCACGCTGATCCTGCCCACCGGCACGCCGCTGGCCAGCCGCAAGCACTGGATCGCGTACACCCTCAAGCCACGGGGAGCCATCGTGGTGGACCGTGGCGCAGCCCGCGCGCTGTCGGCTGGCAAGGTCAGCCTGCTTCCGCGCGGCGTCATCGGCGTGCGCGGCGACTTCGAGGCTGGCGACGCGGTCTCGATCCAGGATCTCGACGGCAAGGAGATCGGCCGCGGCCTCGCGCGCTACGGCACCGGGCACGCAGCGCGCCTGGCGGGCGCGAAGAGCAGCGAGATCAGCGACCGCATCGGCCGGCACGATGGCGACGTGCTCGTCCACAAGGACGACATGGTCAACATGGTGGACGACACCCCGCTCACCTGA